In a genomic window of Camelina sativa cultivar DH55 unplaced genomic scaffold, Cs unpScaffold00551, whole genome shotgun sequence:
- the LOC104773479 gene encoding probable endochitinase, giving the protein MADTNEEMGAPSVVKASYWYPDGEDKDPATSAQTIPSALFTHLFCAFADLDADTHKAFISEVHAQRFATFTETVKIRNDQVKTLLSIGGRLGNNSAFASMASKQQSRKKFIDSWISIARSNGFNGLDLAWEYPNNETEMTDFGALVGELRYAVDAEHRRTSKPTLLLTAAVYYSSVYKTFTYPVKVMKDNLDWVNIIAYELYTPLSYPHFTAPPAGLHAFSLDEDRSGDSGFRKWVEDGLPKNKAVFGFPYVGYAWTLQNDMDNGYHAAASGVAKHEDVSEDGSINYDKIQKFITDEKAAHKYDSAVVGNHCFANKIWIAYDDTESVTAKVTYAKQNVLLGYFAWNVGADVNTVLSTAAWKAWSG; this is encoded by the exons ATGGCTGATACTAATGAGGAAATGGGAGCCCCCTCCGTGGTAAAAGCTTCGTACTGGTACCCAGATGGAGAGGACAAGGATCCCGCAACCTCGGCCCAAACGATTCCCTCAGCTCTCTTCACTCACCTTTTCTGCGCCTTCGCCGATCTCGACGCTGACACCCACAAAGCTTTTATCTCCGAAGTGCACGCACAGAGATTTGCCACCTTCACTGAAACTGTCAAGATACGAAACGATCAGGTGAAGACCCTCTTGTCGATCGGCGGAAGACTTGGAAACAATTCTGCGTTTGCGTCCATGGCAAGTAAACAGCAGTCACGGAAAAAGTTCATTGATTCTTGGATTTCGATCGCTAGATCAAACGGATTCAATGGTCTCGATTTAGCCTGGGAGTACCCGAACAATGAGACTGAGATGACCGACTTTGGGGCCCTAGTTGGAGAATTGCGATATGCGGTTGACGCCGAGCACAGACGCACCAGCAAACCGACTTTGCTGTTGACGGCTGCCGTTTACTACTCCTCGGTTTACAAGACTTTTACCTACCCGGTTAAAGTGATGAAAGATAACTTGGATTGGGTTAATATTATAGCCTATGAACTTTACACACCGCTGTCGTACCCCCACTTTACCGCTCCACCCGCCGGTCTGCACGCTTTTTCTTTGGACGAAG atcgAAGCGGCGACTCTGGTTTTAGAAAGTGGGTTGAGGACGGACTTCCCAAGAATAAAGCAGTCTTTGGATTTCCATACGTTGGCTATGCCTGGACTCTCCAAAACGATATGGATAACGGCTATCATGCCGCCGCCTCCGGAGTAGCCAAACATGAGGACGTATCTGAGGATGGTTCTATAAACTATGATAAGATACAGAAGTTCATAACTGATGAGAAAGCAGCACATAAGTATGACTCCGCGGTTGTCGGGAATCATTGTTTCGCCAACAAGATTTGGATTGCGTACGACGATACTGAGAGTGTGACGGCCAAAGTGACATACGCTAAGCAGAACGTTCTGCTTGGTTACTTTGCCTGGAACGTTGGAGCTGACGTTAACACTGTTCTATCCACCGCAG CATGGAAAGCATGGTCTGGTTAA